The Desulfonatronum thiosulfatophilum genome has a window encoding:
- a CDS encoding SDR family oxidoreductase has translation MNSEGMPKQKQEKQPGVRHEMDPLPRDENPDYRPSDKLKGKVALITGGDSGIGRATAILFAKEGCDVAVAYLDEHQDARETFEKIEKIGQKCILLAGDVGDPDFCRNAVEKTVNELGKLDILINNAAEQHLCDSLLDISDEQMEKTFRTNIFSMFYLTKAALPHLKEGATIVNDTSIVAYQGHPKLIDYACTKGAILAFTRSLSSSLIGKGIRVNAVAPGPIWTPLIPASFTEEKTSKHGQSVPMQRPGEPYEVATCFLFLACEDSSYISGQTLHPNGGAVVNG, from the coding sequence ATGAACAGTGAAGGCATGCCCAAACAGAAACAGGAGAAGCAACCCGGAGTGCGGCATGAGATGGATCCCTTGCCGCGGGATGAAAACCCGGACTATCGACCCAGCGACAAACTCAAGGGAAAGGTTGCGCTGATCACCGGAGGCGACAGCGGCATCGGGCGTGCAACCGCCATTCTGTTTGCCAAGGAGGGTTGCGACGTTGCCGTGGCCTACCTGGACGAACACCAGGACGCGCGAGAGACCTTTGAAAAAATTGAAAAAATTGGCCAAAAATGCATTCTTCTGGCCGGAGATGTCGGCGATCCGGATTTTTGCAGAAACGCTGTAGAAAAGACGGTCAACGAGCTCGGCAAGCTGGACATCCTGATCAACAACGCCGCGGAGCAGCACCTGTGCGACAGTCTGCTCGACATCAGCGACGAGCAGATGGAGAAAACATTCCGAACGAATATTTTCTCGATGTTCTACCTGACCAAGGCGGCCCTGCCCCACCTCAAGGAAGGGGCGACCATCGTTAACGACACGTCCATCGTCGCCTACCAGGGGCATCCGAAACTTATCGATTACGCCTGCACCAAGGGCGCAATCCTGGCGTTTACCCGCTCCCTCTCCTCGAGCCTGATCGGGAAAGGCATCCGGGTCAATGCCGTGGCTCCTGGTCCTATCTGGACTCCGTTGATCCCGGCCAGCTTCACCGAGGAAAAAACTTCGAAACACGGCCAAAGCGTTCCAATGCAGCGCCCGGGAGAACCATACGAAGTCGCGACTTGCTTTCTGTTCCTGGCATGCGAGGATTCATCCTACATCAGCGGCCAGACGCTTCACCCCAACGGCGGTGCTGTTGTCAACGGGTGA
- a CDS encoding type II toxin-antitoxin system Phd/YefM family antitoxin, with amino-acid sequence MQKTPKIIPISDLRQDVSGVIRRISTSREPLFITQRGRAAAVMVSMKEYENTQHELQILRLLARGEKEIEAGAGFSLEEVMAEADALLAEQQ; translated from the coding sequence ATGCAAAAAACACCGAAAATTATCCCTATCTCCGATCTCCGCCAGGACGTCAGCGGTGTCATCAGGCGTATATCCACTTCCCGCGAACCCCTGTTCATCACACAGCGCGGAAGAGCTGCAGCCGTAATGGTCAGCATGAAAGAGTATGAGAATACGCAGCATGAACTCCAAATTCTGCGCTTGCTTGCTCGCGGCGAGAAGGAAATCGAGGCAGGGGCCGGCTTCAGCTTAGAAGAAGTAATGGCCGAAGCCGATGCCTTGCTGGCAGAACAACAATGA
- a CDS encoding 3D domain-containing protein produces the protein MTRHPLPAIIFMLVQFYAMAAMAGSSTEMTAGAESEIICIYEQKLELQKAQEEILILKAILDAYHKANTHYLRLSAYTARKEECNDDIENTAIMQRPKPGWTVAVSRDLRGWLGKRVYIEGFGIRMVSDLMNSRYTKAIDILVPEVDEALKIGVRENVFVTLIEPLAQNEKGINQECMHFTSHSEP, from the coding sequence ATGACACGCCACCCCTTGCCGGCGATAATTTTCATGCTCGTGCAGTTTTACGCTATGGCCGCGATGGCCGGAAGCTCTACGGAAATGACTGCTGGAGCAGAGTCGGAGATTATTTGCATATATGAGCAGAAGTTGGAACTGCAGAAAGCCCAAGAGGAGATTCTCATCTTGAAGGCAATTCTGGATGCCTATCACAAGGCAAACACCCACTACCTCCGGCTATCCGCCTACACGGCCCGTAAGGAAGAATGCAACGACGACATCGAGAACACGGCGATCATGCAGCGGCCCAAACCCGGGTGGACCGTAGCCGTATCCCGAGATCTGCGGGGATGGCTGGGCAAAAGAGTCTATATTGAAGGATTCGGCATCAGGATGGTCAGCGACTTGATGAACTCCAGGTATACAAAAGCTATAGACATTCTGGTTCCGGAAGTCGACGAAGCCCTGAAGATCGGGGTCCGGGAGAATGTTTTCGTCACACTCATCGAGCCCCTGGCTCAAAATGAAAAAGGCATCAACCAGGAGTGCATGCATTTCACATCCCACTCCGAGCCTTGA
- a CDS encoding DEAD/DEAH box helicase, whose amino-acid sequence MNFDSFALDKRIMAGVSRAGYLVPTPIQEQAIPSLLEGRDVLGLAQTGTGKTAAFALPILQKLLNLDAPKRGPLRVLVLAPTRELALQIHENFVELGGETGLRSAAVFGGVGQTPQVKNLRQATIMVACPGRLLDLMNQGLADLSQVDTLVLDEADRMLDMGFAPDIRRIVSRLPRQRQTMLFSATMPEEIRKLTREYLQNPVEVKAETIGQEPAISQAFYPVPAHLKAQLLEELLRTTEHETMLIFTRTKHRAKSLAKKLENKGWAATFLQGNMSQNRRQEAMAGLRSGKYKIMVATDIASRGIDCLRISHVINFDIPDTTESYTHRIGRTGRAQQTGEALSLICRDDDEQVRAIERRFGGRIERRTLEGFDYNAPGQAEPERERVQHRPRTNRPTRGRAGASRGRAENRAG is encoded by the coding sequence ATGAATTTTGATTCTTTCGCGCTGGACAAGCGCATCATGGCGGGCGTGTCTCGAGCCGGTTACCTTGTGCCGACACCCATTCAGGAACAGGCGATTCCGTCGCTGCTCGAAGGCCGCGACGTTCTGGGACTGGCGCAGACCGGCACCGGCAAGACGGCAGCCTTTGCGCTCCCGATTCTGCAGAAACTGCTGAATTTGGATGCGCCCAAGCGTGGTCCCTTGCGCGTTCTGGTGCTGGCGCCGACCCGGGAGTTGGCCCTGCAGATTCATGAGAATTTTGTGGAACTGGGCGGCGAAACCGGATTGCGCAGCGCAGCGGTTTTCGGCGGCGTGGGGCAGACTCCCCAGGTCAAGAACCTGCGCCAGGCTACCATCATGGTGGCCTGTCCGGGACGGTTGCTGGACCTGATGAATCAGGGACTGGCGGATCTGTCCCAAGTAGATACCCTGGTATTGGACGAGGCGGATCGGATGCTGGACATGGGGTTTGCTCCGGATATCCGGCGCATCGTTTCCCGTCTGCCCAGACAGCGTCAGACCATGCTGTTTTCCGCGACCATGCCGGAGGAGATCCGCAAATTGACGCGGGAGTATCTGCAAAATCCCGTGGAGGTGAAGGCCGAAACAATCGGGCAGGAACCGGCCATCTCCCAGGCATTCTATCCTGTTCCGGCGCATCTCAAGGCCCAGTTGCTGGAAGAGTTGCTGCGCACTACGGAACATGAAACCATGCTCATTTTCACCAGAACGAAGCACCGGGCCAAATCTCTCGCCAAAAAACTGGAGAACAAGGGTTGGGCCGCCACCTTTTTGCAGGGGAACATGTCCCAGAATCGGCGGCAGGAGGCCATGGCCGGACTGCGTTCGGGCAAGTACAAGATCATGGTGGCCACGGACATTGCGTCCCGGGGCATTGATTGTCTCCGGATCAGCCATGTGATCAACTTCGACATTCCGGACACGACGGAAAGCTACACCCATCGCATCGGACGCACGGGCAGAGCCCAGCAGACCGGGGAAGCTCTGTCCCTGATCTGCCGTGATGATGATGAGCAGGTCCGCGCCATTGAGCGCAGATTCGGCGGCCGCATTGAACGCAGGACGTTGGAAGGGTTCGACTACAATGCCCCCGGCCAAGCCGAGCCGGAACGTGAACGCGTGCAGCATCGACCCCGGACAAATCGTCCAACCCGCGGCCGGGCCGGCGCGTCCCGAGGGCGAGCTGAAAACAGGGCCGGATAG
- a CDS encoding cation diffusion facilitator family transporter — protein sequence MNTPANTDADATKERTALISVIMDLAILGPTLVVAVFANSMTLYADLLGDFNVFFANAMLLFILHKMRKGMGANFDYGAGKIENLIGVIGAWFVVLSVGYILYTSIGRLVSPVPLDPGHLAMGAVVMLVSMVLSGYLWIRNYRIHKRIPSPVTDIQWRVPMSDTVIAGGILVSLLAMILLREYAWSLYIDPVISLALGGVIIYSFYGLIKNSLFDLLDRTLEEKYQIIITRELARFYHEYVHFHGVRSRRTGGRVLIEIFLEFDPDQRVGEVQQVIQSMRESLEGKIENSFVSVSLSTKSVC from the coding sequence ATGAACACGCCAGCCAACACCGACGCCGACGCCACGAAGGAACGAACAGCTCTCATTTCAGTCATCATGGACCTGGCAATTCTCGGGCCGACCCTCGTCGTTGCCGTTTTTGCGAATTCCATGACGCTTTATGCGGATCTTCTCGGCGATTTCAATGTTTTTTTCGCCAATGCCATGCTCTTGTTCATTCTTCACAAAATGAGAAAAGGGATGGGCGCCAACTTTGACTACGGAGCGGGCAAAATCGAAAATCTCATTGGCGTGATCGGCGCCTGGTTTGTTGTGCTTTCCGTCGGGTACATACTTTACACGTCCATAGGGCGGCTTGTTTCGCCCGTTCCTCTTGATCCCGGCCACCTGGCCATGGGAGCCGTGGTCATGTTGGTATCCATGGTTTTAAGCGGCTATCTTTGGATTCGCAACTATCGGATCCACAAAAGGATCCCTTCTCCGGTTACGGACATTCAATGGCGGGTGCCCATGTCCGACACGGTCATCGCCGGCGGGATACTGGTCAGCCTGCTGGCCATGATTCTTCTGCGGGAATACGCATGGTCGCTCTATATCGATCCCGTCATATCCCTCGCATTAGGCGGCGTCATCATCTATTCCTTCTACGGGCTGATCAAAAATTCACTCTTCGACCTCCTGGACAGGACTCTCGAAGAAAAATACCAGATCATCATCACCCGTGAACTGGCGAGATTTTATCATGAATATGTCCATTTTCACGGTGTCCGCTCGCGGAGAACGGGAGGGCGGGTTCTCATTGAAATCTTTCTGGAATTTGACCCCGACCAACGCGTTGGCGAAGTCCAGCAGGTCATCCAGTCCATGCGGGAGTCATTGGAAGGAAAAATAGAAAACAGTTTCGTGAGCGTATCACTTTCAACAAAATCAGTGTGCTGA
- a CDS encoding type II toxin-antitoxin system RelE/ParE family toxin, with the protein MKILFTPSARDQFLKVLAYIRRDKPSAAISFRQKAEKVLSRLRDHPESGRTLPEFPDIHFREVIVTPYRFFYRVKDNAVWIVAVWHCAQIPNEPSDETHTD; encoded by the coding sequence ATGAAGATCCTTTTTACCCCATCAGCCCGCGATCAGTTTCTGAAAGTATTAGCCTATATCCGTCGCGACAAACCGTCCGCGGCGATTTCTTTTCGGCAAAAGGCTGAGAAGGTCCTCAGCCGCCTCCGCGACCATCCCGAATCTGGGCGGACCCTTCCTGAGTTTCCAGACATCCACTTTCGCGAGGTCATCGTTACACCCTATCGGTTTTTCTACCGGGTCAAAGATAATGCCGTCTGGATTGTGGCAGTGTGGCACTGCGCACAGATCCCCAATGAGCCATCAGATGAAACCCATACGGATTGA
- a CDS encoding HprK-related kinase B gives MSRHSPEQVHSLLSEILDSARIQATLRLRFSGCRIVVHADDPQIIAKLRRYYSEFQDSVHTENMQDRDPDILITALEGPPLEFDAPWTVKQPDPGKSRIKEEYLDQGEVRIVLKRLTGMLFLFDQRRHAAFGPCLANENQVINFINSRFIQWMLDRNSLLCHAAGVAKHGKGLALAGFSGMGKSTLALHMMSRGLDFVSNDRLLIHRKDDKIMMHGVAKLPRVNPGTILGNPSLSGMLDEAQKDAYAGMAPEELWALEQKHDVYLDECFGPGKNLSSSNLNGLVILNWSPKYPRISLELVDLAQRPDLLDTVVKSPGVFFLPRPGCTYRFKPEAYLRMFEDCAVFEARGGVDFDHVAKACIHYLDQQERTCSA, from the coding sequence ATGTCTCGCCATAGTCCGGAACAGGTTCATTCGCTCTTATCAGAGATTTTGGACAGCGCTCGGATTCAGGCCACATTAAGACTTCGCTTCAGCGGTTGCCGGATCGTGGTGCATGCTGACGATCCGCAAATCATTGCCAAACTTCGCCGTTATTATTCCGAATTTCAGGATTCCGTTCATACGGAGAACATGCAGGACCGGGACCCGGATATCCTGATCACCGCGCTGGAAGGTCCTCCGCTGGAGTTCGACGCGCCCTGGACCGTGAAGCAGCCTGATCCGGGCAAGTCCAGGATCAAGGAAGAATACCTGGACCAGGGCGAAGTACGGATCGTGCTCAAGCGGCTGACCGGGATGCTCTTTCTGTTCGATCAGCGGCGACATGCGGCGTTCGGTCCCTGTCTGGCCAACGAAAATCAGGTGATCAACTTCATCAACAGCCGCTTCATCCAGTGGATGCTGGACCGGAACAGCCTGCTCTGCCACGCCGCCGGGGTGGCAAAGCACGGCAAGGGGCTGGCCTTGGCCGGGTTTTCCGGGATGGGCAAGTCCACCCTTGCCTTGCACATGATGAGCCGGGGCCTGGATTTTGTGAGCAACGACCGCCTGTTGATCCACCGGAAAGACGACAAAATCATGATGCACGGCGTAGCCAAACTCCCTCGGGTCAACCCCGGGACCATTCTGGGCAATCCCTCCCTGTCCGGGATGCTCGATGAAGCCCAGAAGGACGCCTATGCCGGGATGGCGCCGGAGGAGCTGTGGGCCTTGGAGCAGAAGCACGACGTCTATCTGGATGAATGCTTCGGACCCGGAAAAAATTTGAGTTCGTCGAACCTGAACGGCCTGGTGATCCTGAACTGGAGTCCCAAGTACCCGCGGATTTCCCTGGAACTGGTGGATCTGGCTCAGCGTCCGGATCTGTTGGATACGGTGGTCAAATCACCAGGAGTCTTCTTCCTGCCCCGCCCGGGCTGCACGTACCGGTTCAAGCCCGAGGCCTACCTGCGGATGTTCGAGGACTGCGCCGTCTTCGAGGCCAGAGGCGGAGTGGATTTTGATCATGTTGCCAAGGCTTGCATTCACTACCTGGACCAGCAGGAACGGACCTGCTCGGCATAG
- a CDS encoding PAS domain-containing hybrid sensor histidine kinase/response regulator: MMKQRHKFWRWIAGIILLLIFMQSAVSADEQSGIGLPSFGYEMFVKHGSIMLLIDEHTGAIIDANEAASDFYGYSRERLRTMSIQQINMFSPEEIRMEMEAAVRQERNYFVFEHRLADGQTRTVEVTSWPIEFGEETVLFSIVQDVTAETILAQAVERQTRIFMWVLALAFGVLLMIICWLIHVSRRRKQVAKALDAQVGYLNTVINSLDYPFYVVNARTYTVELANQAAMAAGMLLEGKTCHSLAHNSDVPCQGMERPCPVLIVKQTGKPTAVEHLHYDQQGNARVVDVHAHPVFNDLGEVVQVIQYDMDVTDRKSAELALQESQERLYLATSGTGIGIWDYSVKDGHLEWDDQMLVLYGEQRSAFSGSLEDWRRHVHPDDVERTMELLDSALSHDTTFTTEFRIIRGETAPKNEQDENVRYLVGSGLVRRDAQGNAIRAVGINYDITEHRQAQAELERSNRQLEESIEQTKHMAVAAQAANVAKSQFLANMSHEIRTPMNGVIGMTGLLLDTELTEEQRTFAEGIRTSGESLLLLINDILDLSKVEADKLSLEELDFDLRKIMNETAELLARRAAEKGLEMNCRISEEIPEHLRGDPTRLRQILLNLWGNAIKFTSVGEVETTVVLERKLKERYLLRFAVKDTGIGIPGEMLPAIFDPFHQVDASTTRNYGGTGLGLPISKRLVEMMGGTMEAESTLGQGSTFSFTIILGEAASTRMAHEEFGSKSREPKIASLRPLLEMGSGQMKTRILLAEDNQVNQLVALKILERLGYRTDVAVNGREALDALAKQPYDLVLMDLQMPVMDGIEAVKRIRKIEKEKHGRGNNAVDSPRDRQVLHPNNIGIPVIALTAHAMQGDREICIQAGMNDYLTKPLHPTTLAHMLNKWLARPEILKDVEQPGVSTDIVEPNPADPDARRDRPALGAVVFNRRDLLYRIDHDLELARKMTKIFLADVPGQLSNLHKAIQGSDAASVRKIAHKLKGSAQSMGCTGLGQIADKLEHVADNGNISQAAGLLPEMEACFTQVREVLQTEFTRGKPVSDQFSEQKS; this comes from the coding sequence ATGATGAAACAGAGACATAAATTTTGGAGGTGGATTGCAGGGATCATCCTGCTCTTGATCTTCATGCAGTCGGCGGTATCCGCCGATGAGCAAAGCGGGATTGGGTTGCCGTCCTTTGGCTATGAAATGTTTGTCAAACACGGTTCGATCATGCTGCTCATCGACGAGCACACCGGGGCGATCATCGATGCCAACGAGGCGGCATCGGACTTTTACGGGTACTCTCGAGAGCGGCTGAGAACAATGTCGATCCAGCAGATCAACATGTTCTCACCAGAAGAGATCCGCATGGAGATGGAAGCTGCCGTCCGTCAGGAGCGAAACTATTTCGTTTTCGAACATCGGCTGGCGGATGGACAAACCCGTACGGTTGAAGTGACTTCCTGGCCGATCGAGTTTGGAGAAGAAACAGTTCTCTTCTCCATCGTGCAGGATGTCACCGCGGAAACGATTCTTGCGCAAGCCGTGGAGCGGCAAACACGCATCTTTATGTGGGTGCTGGCTCTGGCCTTTGGCGTTCTTTTAATGATAATCTGCTGGCTCATACATGTTTCACGGCGTCGGAAACAGGTGGCGAAGGCCCTGGATGCTCAGGTCGGCTATTTGAACACCGTCATCAACTCCCTGGACTACCCTTTCTACGTCGTCAACGCACGCACCTACACCGTAGAGCTCGCCAATCAGGCCGCCATGGCCGCGGGCATGCTCCTTGAAGGCAAGACCTGCCATTCATTGGCCCATAATTCTGATGTTCCTTGTCAGGGCATGGAGCGTCCTTGCCCGGTGCTGATCGTCAAGCAAACCGGAAAACCAACGGCCGTGGAACATCTCCACTACGATCAACAGGGCAATGCCCGTGTCGTGGACGTGCATGCCCACCCGGTGTTCAATGATTTGGGAGAGGTCGTCCAGGTGATCCAATACGACATGGACGTCACGGATCGGAAAAGTGCCGAGCTTGCCTTGCAGGAAAGCCAGGAGCGGCTGTACCTGGCGACCAGCGGCACGGGCATCGGGATCTGGGATTATTCGGTCAAAGACGGACACCTCGAATGGGATGATCAGATGCTTGTACTGTACGGAGAGCAACGAAGTGCTTTCTCCGGTTCTCTTGAGGATTGGCGAAGGCATGTTCATCCCGATGACGTGGAACGCACGATGGAGCTTCTCGATTCCGCGTTGAGCCACGACACGACCTTTACCACGGAATTCCGGATCATCCGCGGAGAAACCGCACCGAAAAATGAGCAGGATGAGAATGTCCGCTACCTTGTCGGTTCCGGCCTGGTTCGCAGGGACGCTCAGGGGAATGCGATTCGGGCCGTAGGCATCAACTACGACATAACCGAGCATCGGCAAGCGCAAGCGGAATTGGAGCGCAGCAATCGACAACTCGAAGAATCCATTGAACAAACCAAGCACATGGCCGTGGCCGCCCAGGCGGCCAACGTGGCCAAAAGCCAATTCCTGGCGAACATGAGTCATGAGATCAGAACCCCCATGAACGGCGTGATCGGCATGACCGGGCTGCTGCTGGATACGGAACTGACGGAAGAGCAGCGTACTTTCGCGGAAGGAATCAGAACCAGCGGAGAAAGCCTGCTGTTGCTGATCAACGACATCCTGGATCTTTCAAAGGTTGAGGCTGACAAGCTGAGTCTGGAGGAACTGGATTTTGACCTGCGCAAGATCATGAACGAGACAGCTGAACTTCTGGCGCGCAGGGCCGCCGAGAAAGGATTGGAGATGAATTGCCGGATCTCCGAAGAAATTCCGGAACATCTTCGGGGGGATCCCACCCGGTTGCGTCAGATACTGCTGAATCTCTGGGGCAATGCCATCAAGTTCACCTCCGTCGGCGAGGTGGAGACTACGGTCGTTCTGGAGCGAAAGCTGAAAGAACGTTATTTGCTCCGTTTTGCGGTCAAAGACACCGGCATCGGGATTCCCGGGGAAATGCTTCCCGCGATATTCGATCCCTTTCATCAGGTGGATGCCTCCACTACCCGCAACTATGGCGGCACCGGCCTGGGGTTGCCAATCTCCAAGCGGCTGGTGGAAATGATGGGCGGAACCATGGAGGCGGAGAGCACTCTCGGTCAGGGGAGCACGTTCAGTTTTACCATTATTTTGGGTGAAGCGGCTTCCACGCGAATGGCTCACGAGGAATTCGGCAGCAAGAGCAGGGAACCGAAGATCGCTTCGCTTCGGCCATTATTGGAAATGGGTTCCGGCCAGATGAAAACGCGAATCCTGCTGGCCGAGGACAACCAGGTCAATCAGCTTGTTGCCCTGAAGATCCTGGAACGCCTGGGTTACCGGACGGATGTCGCGGTCAACGGCCGGGAGGCTCTCGATGCACTGGCAAAACAGCCTTATGATCTGGTGCTCATGGATCTCCAGATGCCGGTTATGGATGGAATCGAGGCCGTGAAGCGCATCCGGAAGATTGAAAAAGAGAAGCATGGGCGGGGAAACAACGCGGTGGATTCGCCGCGGGATCGTCAGGTCCTTCATCCGAACAACATCGGCATTCCGGTCATTGCCCTGACCGCGCATGCGATGCAGGGTGATCGGGAAATCTGCATCCAGGCCGGGATGAACGATTACCTGACCAAACCTCTTCATCCGACAACATTGGCGCACATGCTGAACAAATGGTTGGCGCGTCCTGAAATTTTGAAAGACGTAGAACAACCGGGTGTTTCAACTGATATTGTTGAACCGAATCCTGCCGATCCCGATGCTCGGAGGGACCGTCCCGCATTGGGTGCCGTTGTCTTTAACCGAAGGGACCTGCTGTATCGAATCGACCATGATCTCGAGTTGGCACGCAAAATGACCAAAATCTTTCTTGCTGACGTTCCCGGACAGTTGAGCAACCTGCACAAGGCCATTCAAGGAAGCGATGCCGCATCAGTCAGGAAAATCGCCCATAAACTGAAGGGAAGTGCGCAGAGCATGGGATGCACCGGATTGGGCCAAATCGCGGACAAGCTGGAACATGTCGCGGATAATGGCAATATCTCACAGGCGGCGGGATTGTTGCCGGAAATGGAAGCCTGTTTCACCCAGGTCAGGGAAGTGTTGCAAACAGAGTTTACCCGAGGAAAGCCCGTTTCTGATCAGTTTTCTGAACAGAAATCATAA
- a CDS encoding site-2 protease family protein has product MFGKSIKLFKVFGFQFKVDPSWIIIAALVTWSLAVGFFPHVIEGLQPLDYWKLAIVGALGLFFSILFHEFWHSMVARRFGVEVSGITLFIFGGVAEMPQEPKTPKSEFWIAIAGPAASLFLALVFYLIYDFGFRFGMDEAVSSVFMYVALINLILAIFNLIPAFPMDGGRILRSALWSIKKDQRWATKISTNFGMVFGLVLIGLGLLNILTGNIVGGLWYSLIGMFIRYAARNSYQQLAVKHALAGEQVRTLMKPPVTIPSSISLQEMVEDYVYRYHHKFFPVQDGKDRVEGCITTKQVGELGKEEWPRTQVREIMIPCSVSNSVGPDEDVADVLRTMNATGLSRMMVMENERLLGIISLKDILGYLTARMELQGDRGLE; this is encoded by the coding sequence ATGTTTGGAAAAAGTATCAAGCTGTTCAAGGTATTCGGCTTTCAGTTCAAGGTTGATCCCAGCTGGATCATCATTGCCGCCCTGGTAACATGGTCTCTGGCCGTGGGATTTTTTCCGCACGTCATCGAGGGCCTGCAGCCGCTGGATTATTGGAAGCTGGCCATAGTCGGAGCCTTGGGGCTGTTTTTTTCGATTCTGTTCCACGAGTTCTGGCATTCCATGGTCGCGCGACGGTTCGGGGTGGAGGTCAGCGGGATCACGCTTTTTATTTTCGGCGGCGTGGCTGAGATGCCTCAAGAACCGAAGACGCCGAAAAGTGAATTCTGGATCGCCATTGCCGGTCCCGCGGCCAGCCTGTTTCTGGCGCTGGTGTTCTACCTGATCTACGATTTCGGCTTCCGGTTCGGCATGGACGAGGCCGTGAGCAGCGTGTTCATGTACGTGGCGCTGATCAATCTGATTCTGGCGATTTTCAACCTCATCCCGGCATTTCCCATGGACGGGGGGCGGATCCTGCGCTCCGCGCTCTGGAGCATCAAGAAGGATCAACGCTGGGCCACCAAAATTTCCACCAATTTCGGCATGGTCTTCGGGCTCGTGCTGATCGGCCTCGGACTGCTGAACATCCTTACCGGGAACATCGTCGGCGGGCTCTGGTACTCCCTGATCGGCATGTTCATCCGCTATGCGGCCCGGAATTCCTATCAGCAGCTGGCCGTGAAGCACGCTTTGGCCGGCGAGCAGGTCCGGACCCTGATGAAACCTCCGGTGACCATTCCCAGCTCCATATCCTTGCAGGAAATGGTGGAAGACTACGTTTATCGTTATCATCACAAGTTTTTTCCGGTACAGGACGGGAAGGATCGCGTTGAAGGATGCATCACCACGAAACAGGTCGGGGAATTGGGAAAAGAGGAATGGCCGCGGACACAGGTCCGGGAGATCATGATTCCCTGTTCCGTGAGCAACAGCGTGGGACCGGACGAGGACGTGGCCGACGTGCTGCGGACCATGAACGCCACTGGCCTGAGCCGGATGATGGTCATGGAAAACGAACGGTTGCTGGGAATCATCTCCCTGAAGGACATCCTGGGCTATTTGACCGCCCGGATGGAACTGCAAGGTGATCGTGGCTTGGAATGA
- a CDS encoding DUF7218 family protein, translating to MAKDHGPQIKDDAQYEKLRAQGMGKEKAARIANTPRSEAGKRGGAASRYEDRTKKELYQRAKELGIPRISGLTKAELIETLRSR from the coding sequence ATGGCAAAAGACCATGGTCCACAAATCAAGGACGATGCACAATACGAAAAACTGCGGGCCCAGGGTATGGGCAAAGAGAAGGCAGCCCGAATCGCGAACACTCCGCGCTCTGAAGCAGGCAAACGCGGCGGCGCGGCCTCCCGCTACGAGGACAGAACGAAGAAGGAATTATACCAAAGGGCCAAGGAACTGGGCATCCCGCGCATTTCCGGCCTGACCAAGGCGGAGTTGATCGAAACCCTGCGCAGTCGTTGA